DNA from Thermococcus sp. LS1:
AGGTTCTTAACTTCCCTCCTAAACTTCTGGACATCCAGGGCAAGGTCAAAGCTAAGCGGAAGCATCTCCGAGAACCAGGCAGGTATGGTTGGCTTCGCACCCTCGCGCGGGATAACGTAGATCTTGTTGCCCCTGCTCTTGATGAACTCGTAGGTTCTTCCGGCGAGAACAAAGATATCTCCTGGCATGAGCCTCTCGGCGAACTCCTCTTCAACCGTTCCGATGAGCTTCTTGTCCATCGTGTAAACCTTTATCTTCGCCTCGTCGGGAATTGTCCCGACGTTCATGTAGTAGATGGCCCTCGTCATCTTGCCGCGCCTGCCGAATTTTCCGTCCTCCAGCCATATCTTGGCGTAGACCTTCCTCTCTTCGAGGCCGGCGTATTCTCCCGCCAGATACTTCAGCACGCTCATGAAGTCCTCGTAAGGCAGGTCGTGGAAGGGGTAAGCTCTCCTCACGAGCTTGTATGCCTCATCGACCTCCCAGACCTGATTCAGTGCCATACCAAGCAGGTGCTGAACCAGAACATCGAGAGGATTCTTCGGGATTCTAATCCTGTCGAGCCTCCTGTTGCGGGCGTTGTGCGCCAAAACGGTAACCTCGACCAAATCGTCCCTGTCGAGGGCCAAAATGACGCCTTTGCTCACGTCGTGCAGCCTGTGACCGGCCCTTCCAATCCTCTGCAATGCTCTATTGACGCTCTTTGGCGAACCGATGAGGACAACCAAATCTATTGTACCGATGTCAATGCCAAGCTCTAAGCTTGTCGAAGTGACGACGGCCTTCAGCTCACCCCTCTTTAGCTTCTCCTCGACGTCCAGGCGAACCTCTCGCGAAAGGCTTGAGTGATGAGCTTCGATCAGCCCCTCAAACTCCGGATAGCGCTTCTTCAGGTTGAAGGCTACTCTCTCAGCACCACTCCTCGTGTTGGTGAAGATTAGCGTCGTCCTGTGCTCCCTTATCAGCTCGGCCAGGCGCCTGTAGAGGGCGTCGCTCAGGGTTCCAGCGTCAGTGTAAATCAAATCCTCGACGACGCTCTCGACCCATATTTTGGTCTCTTTGGCGAAGCTGACGTCAACTATTAGGCCTGGCCTCGGTTTGCCCTCATCGTCAAAACCGAAAACGAACTTGGCAACTTCCTCAAGCGGATGAATCGTTGCACTCAAGCCTATCCTGACGAATTCACTCTCGGCGAGATTTGCCAGGCGCTCGATGCTCAACGCCAGGTGGGAACCGCGCTTGTTCTCGGCCAAGGCGTGAACCTCATCGATGATGAGGTACTTTACAGTTCTCAGCCTCTCGCGGAACTTTGGCGCATTGAGCGCTATGGCGAGGCTTTCTGGAGTGGTTATGAGTATGTGGGGCGGCTTCCTCACCATCTTGCTCTTCTCGTAGCTCGAGGTGTCGCTCGTCCTTATGCCGACCCTTATCTCCGGCAGCTCGTAGCCAAGCTCCTTGGCGACCTCCTTTATCTCCGCCAATGGCCCCTCAAGATTGCGCTTTATGTCGTTGTTGAGTGCTCTCAACGGAGAGACGTAGAGAACGTAGATTTTATCATCCAGCTTCCCCTCCTTCCCCAAAAGAATAAGCTCGTTTATTGCCGCGAGAAAGGCAGAGAGAGTCTTTCCAGAACCGGTCGGCGATGAGATGAGAACATTCTCCCCCCTGTGGATCTCAATAACCGCATATCGCTGGGGCGGGGTGAAGGTGCCGAACTTCCGCTTAAACCACTCTCTAACCGGCTCGCTCAGTATCTCGAATATCTCCTCGTCCGCGTATTCCCTCTCAGCGTACCTTATCCTCTTCCCACTCATCGGCCGACCATTTGCTTTTGGATTTTTAAACTATTCGGTTGGCTTAACAAACTTTTTAAGTGCTTATGATGAACCCCAATTGGGTGAGAAGATGGAGGTGCTCAAAAAGGTTCTTGAGGAGTTCAACCGGCTCCACGGCAGCGAAGCCCAGGCCAGGCTCGTGGGAGTCAATGGTGATGAGGTTGTCATTGAGTTCGAGGGCTCGTTCTGCGCAACCTGCGGGCTCTACGACTACTTCGACGACATCAAGTGGGAGGCCCTGGAGTTCGGCCTGAGAGTTGAGCCCGTCGAGGTCTTGGAGGCCGAAGAAGATGAATTCGAGCACGGACGGTACGTTGTAAAGTACAGGCTCGCAGGCAAAAGTTAAAAGCGCTCCCTCGATTCTTCCACCATGGACTTCCTCCTCTTGGCCCTTACGGTAATCCTCGCTTGGGACGGCTACTTTTTCGTTAATTACCTAATTAGCCTTTTCCGTAATTACAGAATTCGGGAATGGACGCCGAAGGTTAGCCTAATAATCCCTGCCTATAACGAGGGAGAAAGGGTCTTGAGGGCAATAAAATCGGCCCTTGCTCAGGATTATCCAGACTTTGAGGTCATAGTTGTCGATGATGGAAGCGAGGACAGCACCTTTGAGGTTGCCAATTCCGTCAACGATCCGAGGCTCAGAGTTTACAGAAACGAACACAGCGGAAAGGCCAGAGCATTGAACTTCGGTCTCTCAAAAGCTAGTGGGGAGATAATAGTCACCACAGATGCAGACAGCGAGCTTGATGAAAACGCCCTGAAGGAGCTGGTGAGACGCTTCTACTCCAATGAGGTACTCGGCGTGGGCGGCCAGGTACGGGTTATGGGCTCGTCCTTCCTCGAGAGGGCGCAGGACACCGAGCACCTGAGGATTGCAATGTTCCGGCGCGCTAAAGAGCTCAACGACCTGAGCCTCGCCCCCGGGCCCATAGCGGCCTTCAGGAGGGAAGCGCTTGAGAGAATTGGCGGTTTTGTTGAGGACATAGTCGAGGACTATGCCACGACCAAAGCGGTCAAGAAGTTAGGAAGGGTTGTCTACGCCCCAATGGCCAAGGTCTACACCGAGATGCCAAAGAGCCTCTCCGTGCTCTGGCGCCAGAGGAAGCGCTGGTTCCTCGGCGACCTGAAGAACCTCGGCGGCGGCTTCACCAAGGATTGGGCGTTCCTGCTGTTTTCCGACTTCGTGGCATTTCTTGATGTTGTCCTTCCCCCCCTCCTCTTGGTTCTTGGTCTCTTTGAGCTCTTTGCATTTTGGTATGGCTTCGAGGTCGTCACAATGCTCGTGCCAACGGTCGTTGAAGGAGGCTCACTCCTAAACGCGCTCCTGTTTCCTTTCATCGTGTGGTTCTGGGCGCTGTTCTACCTCACACTCCACCTTTACGGCTACGTTAGGCTACTCCTGGGCAGGCTTTGAGAGTGCCTGCTCCCCATCTTCATTCGAAACCTTTAAATGCCCATCCCTGTGCTACATAAACTATATAGACTATGTGTTAACCAATAGACTAAATAGGCGTGATGACGATGATGCTCATAACCGCCGCCCTCTTCATGGCCTGGGCAATAGGCGCGAACGACAGCGCAAAGGCAGTTGGGACCGCTGTGGGGTCTGGAGTTATCGGATTCAAGCGGGCCGTGCTGCTCATTGGAATATTTACGACTCTGGGCGCCCTCCTCGGTGGTTCGGGCGTTTCAGGGACGGTGAGCGGGTTAGCCGAAGGCATGGAAGCCTCGACGCTCGGTTTAGTGCTCTTCAGCGCGGCGGTAGCAGTTACAATCGCAAGCCTCTGGGGAAAGCCCATCTCAACCACTCAGTCCCTCATCGGAGCTTTAACCGGTGCATCCCTTGCGCTTGGTCTGTCTGTGGACTGGGGAACTCTTGGGAGGATAGCCCTTGCATGGGTTCTCTCCCCCATCCTGGCGGCCCTTGCGGCCATAGTCGTCTATCGTCTCTACTCTCCGGTGTTGAAGAGAATAAAGTGCCTCAGAAACTTGGAGCTGACCCAGAGGTGGCTGATATTCACGGCGGCTTCTTTCTCAGCTTTCAACCTCGGTGCAAACGAGCTCTCAAACGTAGCAGGTATATTAGAAAGCTTGGGCTTTAATGGGCCGTTCAAGGTCGTCCTTGCCCTCATGCTCGCCATTGGAGCGCTGACCTTCAGCTATGAGGTCATGATGACAGTTGGAAGGAACCTCTCTCCTCTGGGACCAACTTCGGCCTTCTCATCGCAGTTAGGAGCTTCTTTAGCGGTCAGCTCCGCTAACCTGCTGGGCCTCCCAGTCAGCTCTGGCCAGGCGATAATAGGCGCCATAAGCGGGCTTAGTGCTTACAAGGGCGAGCGTGTAAACGTCAGGGTTCTCCTTGGAATAGTTCGGGGGTGGATTCTCGGTCCTCTGGCTGCAGGTGGGCTGGCATACCTGCTCGTCGGCCTCTTAGCTTAGGCTTTTAAACCGACCGCCGAAGGTTCTTGAGGTGTTGCGAGATGGTCGAGTTTAAGTTTGAGGTAAAGGCGAGAGACGCCGCTGGCAGGATTGGAAAGCTTGAAGTTAACGGGAAGAAGATAGAAACGCCTGCCATAATGCCAGTCATCAACCCGAAGCAGCTCATAGTGACGCCGAAGGAACTGAAGGAGATGGGCTTCGGCATGGTAATCACCAACTCCTACATCATTTACAAGACACCCGAGCTTAGAGAGAAAGCCCTCGAGATGGGCATCCACAGGCTCCTCGACTACGACGGCATTATCGAAGTCGATTCCGGCTCCTTCCAGCTCATGCGCTACGGCGGCGTTGACGTTACCAACAGGGAAATAGTCGAGTTCCAGGAGAAGATTGGCGTCGATATAGGTACGTTCCTCGATATACCAACGCCGCCAGACGCACTGAAGGAGAAGGCGGAGGAAGACCTTAGGATAACCCTCGAGCGCGCGAAGGAGGTCGAGGAGATAAAGGGGATAGCGATGAACGCGGCGGTTCAGGGCTCAACGTATCCGGACCTGAGGACATATGCCGCCCAAAAGCTCAGCGAGATGAACTTTGAGATTCATCCCATCGGTGCCGTCGTGCCGCTGATGGAGAGCTACCGCTACAAAGATCTGGTTGATGTTGTCATAGCCTCCAAGCAGGGGCTGAGGCCCGACAGGCCGGTTCACCTCTTCGGCGCTGGCCACCCGATGATTTTTGCCCTCGCCGTTGCAATGGGGATAGACCTCTTCGACTCTGCCAGCTACGCCCTCTACGCCAAGGACGACCGCTATCTAACGCCTGAAGGGACCAAACACCTGAGCGAGCTTGAGTACTTCCCGTGCTCCTGTCCAGTGTGTAGCCGCTACACCCCTCAGGAGCTCCGCGAGATGCCGAAGGAAGAGCGCACGAGGCTTCTGGCTTTGCACAACCTCTGGGTAATCCGGGAGGAGCTCAACCGCGTGAAGCAGGCCATCAAGGAGGGCGAACTCTGGAGGTTAGTTGACGAGAGGGCGCGCTCACATCCGAAGCTCTACGCGGCCTACAGGAGACTGCTCGAATACCAAGATTACTTGGAGCGGAACGAGCCGATAACCAAGGCAAGCGCCTTCTTCAAGGTGAGCGAAGAATCTTTGAAGTGGCCAATAGTCCAGAGGGCCAAAGCGAGGGCGGAGCGCGTTAAGGCGAAGTTCCCTGAAACCATCAACCACCCGATATTCGGGGAGATTCCCAAGTATTTAAGCCTCAGCTACCCCTTCGCCCAGAGTGAGGGCGAGGAGGACTTTACGATAGAGAAGCCAAGGAAGAGTGAGGTCAGGAACTACGTTATGGCCGTAGCGGAGTACCAGTTCGGAGAGGGTGCTGGGGAGGCCTTTAAGGACGCCTTCGTCGAGCTGTCGAGGAAGACGGGGATGCCAAGGCAGATAAAAGCAAAGGGCAAGCACCTCGCAACCTTCAGGGCCGAGGATGGGCTTTTAACGCTCGGTATCGAAGGTGCTAAGAGGCTCCACGAAATCCTGCCGTTCCCGAAGATGCGCGTGGTGGTCGATGAGGACGCCGAACCCTTCGCGAGGAAGGGCAAGAACGTCTTCGCGAAGTTCGTGATTGATGCTGACGAGAACATAAGGCCCTACGACGAGGTTCTGGTCGTGAACAGAAACGATGAGCTTTTGGCCACCGGGCAGAGCCTCCTCAGCGGAGAGGAGCTGAAGGTTTTCCAGAGCGGTCTGGCTGTGAAGGTCAGGCGTGGCATTGGCTGAGCCTCGAAAATTTTATAACCTCCCACTTTCCCTTTACTTCGGGCGGGCCCGTGGTCTAGATGGTTATGACGCCACCCTTACAAGGTGGAGGTCCGGGGTTCGAATCCCCGCGGGCCCACCAGTTCTATAAAACTCAAATATTAGGGTCCTTCAAGAGATCATCTCATTTTCTTTGACCTCTTTGCCACTACTGTTTGATTCTTGAAAAGCCGTTTTGCTTTTTTGGTGCCTAACGCATAGGTTAAGATTGATGTAGCAATGATTAAGCCCAAGATGTCGTTTTTTACTTCAGGATTAGATAGATAAAAGAACAGGATTATTACCATAAAAAGGGTGGGGAGAAAAACGAATCCTTCAGAGATTGTTCCAGTTTTGACTTTCCATCTTACATGGGGCTTACCTTTAAACTTGGACCAAGTTATGCCGGATACTGTTAAACTATCAGCAAAAAGGTGAGATACATACCCTACAAAGAACCAAAAAATTGCAATGTAACTCTCGACAATGTATCCTAAAATTCCCCCGACGATCAAAGAAACAACTACTCCTGCTTCAATTGTATGCATAGCTCCCCTATGTTCAACATATCTCGAAACTACATTCCCTATTGGCAATTTCGTTGAAATATACGATTTTGGGTGATCAATGTCAGGAAAAAGTGCTCCAAATGCAGCCACTGCTACGAACACTTCATTAAATTCCATGACTCCAAGAATCTTTCCTACAAATGCAAATATCAAATAGAATAATGCTCCAAAAACTGCATGTGTGTACCACATCATAGTAGTCACCAATAAAAATTTTAAAACCTAAAGATTTAACATTTTTGATTTGACACACTAATATTATGTCGCCCTCTTCTCTTCCTCCGGAAACTTCCAATTCCGCGTTATTTTCGTCACGTTGCGGACAAGGGCCTTCTCCTGTGGATTCTTCTCGACGAACTTTTCGAGGAAGGAAATCAGCTCGTCGTAGGTGCCGCGCTCGACCGGGAACGGCACCCTGTCTTTGCCACCAACCGCGTAGGTGAACTTGAAGGGATCGGGCGGATGCGTTACCGGGTCCTTCCAAGACGGGTGAACGTCGTAGACAAGCTCAAGGACAAGTGATAGAGCCCTCAGCGTGCTCGGACCGAGGCCCTTCAGGAGGAGAAGCTCCTCGTAGTTATTCACGCTCAGCTCGCGGGCGAACTCAAGGGCTCTCTTGTTAAGCTCCAGCTTACCTAGGCTTTCGTACTTCTGAATAAGGGCCTTCTCATCCACATCGCGGGGCTTGTAATAAACCAGCGGGCGGTAGCCCTTCGCTATAGCCTTGAGGCTCTCAAGCTCGCGCTCTATCTTCACTGGCTTTTCCTGGATGATATCGAGAAGCGTCTTCTGATATTCCCTGGCTTCCTTCGAGACAGTGTTCAGCGCAAACTCCCTCTTTAAACCTGCAATCCCCTTGTGGGGGTCGAGGGTAAAGACCTCAGCGTCAAACCAGTGGAAGCGCCTCGCCATCCTCTCGGCCTCGTTCATACCCTGCTGTATCACTGCCCAGTTGCCCTCTTCATCCAGGAAGAAGACGTGGTGGTACAGCTGATAGCCAGTCTGGAGGGCAACGGTGTCGACCTTTGCCACAAGCCTGGACGTTCTGACGTATGGAGTCGGGTCGAGGTCGTAGATCTCGGCTATGGTTTTCAGTTCCTCCGGTGTTGCCCTGCTCTTCTTGCCCTTTCCGCCAGCGGCCTTAACGCCCAGCTCCTCCCGCCAGAGGGCGTCCTTTATCATCCCAGCCGTTACCGTCGTGCTCCCAGATGAGTCCCAGTCCATGCCGATGACGTTGTTAAAGGCCTGAAACCACACCGGGTCTGAGAGCCTCTCTAAGAGACCTTTAGTCCCGTACTCCTCGACGGCGAGAATCAGGACTAAGCGCGTCAGCTTCCTCATCCTCTGGGCGAGCCATGGCGGAACGTGGCCGCCGTGGAGGGGTAAATCAGCGACGTTCCTCATCAGGGTTATATCATCACTCAAGGTTTTAACCCTTGTTCCGGAAAATCCTCATGTGAGGGCCAGGTGAGATGCATAATCATCGGTTTAACCTGGCAGTAAAACAAGGAAAGCCTTTTTATCCTCTACTTCGATTTTCGTCTGCAGGTTTAATACTGAAGGAGGTCGCGGTAATGGGAGTTGAAAAGGTTCCGAAGTACGACATCCCCACGATTAAGGTCGATTACGTTTTTATTGAGCTCGACAAGATGAAGCCCCACGAGCAGCTCGTCCAGAAGGAGCTCGAGGCATTCATCGAGAGCGTTACCGGCTCTGGCCTCTTCTGGAAGCCGATGCTCCTCGCGAAGGTTCCGGGCGAGGATATGTACCTCATCGTTGACGGCCACCACCGCTGGGCCGGCCTTCAGAAGCTCGGCGCCAAGCGCGCCCCGTCGGTCATCCTCGACTACTTCAGCGATGATGTGAAGGTCTACACCTGGTATCCTGCCTTCAAGGGCAGTCTTGAGGATGTTCTCGAGAGGCTCAAGGCAGAGGGTCTCGAAGTCATCGAGGACCCGGAGGCCGAGGAGAAGGCCGAGAGGGGAGAGATAGCATTCGCCCTCGTCGGTGAGAAGAGCTTTGCCATCCCCGGCGGCCTTGATGAGCAGAAGAGGGTCAGCAAGGTTCTCGACGAGATGAGCGTTGAGGGCAAGATTGAGCTCATCTACTACGGTCTCAAGGAAGACGCCAGAGAGGACATGGCAAAGGGCGAGATTGACTACGTCTTCCTTAGGAAGGCTCCGAGCAAGGAAGAGGTCATGGAGCTCGTCAAGCGCGGCGAGGTCTACTCCCCGAAGACCACCAGGCATGTCCTTCCGTTCAACCCGGACAAGATAGACGTCAAGCTCGAGGAGCTGTTCTGAAACCTTTTAACCTCTTTTTCCTACTCCCTTTGCCGATGAAGAAGGATCAACCGGCTGAAACCGCGCTTCACGCGGCGCCGTGATGAACAGTCCAGGAGGCTGAGGCATGCTTAAGGGGATAATCTTCGACGTTGATGAGACGCTCGTTTACTATGAGGGCTACGATCACCGCGAATGGTACGAGAACTGGGTGATGCCCGCTTTAAGAGAGCACGGCATCGAACTGGATTATGAGACTTACAAAAAGACCGTAACAGGTGAGCTGCCGAGGAGCTACGTCGAGCGCTTCGGCATCAACCACGTCGAGTTCTGGCGGATTGTTGACAAGGTGAACCTTGAATACCGCAAAAGAATGGCGGAACTCGGACGAATAAAGCCTTTCCCTGACGTTGATGCTCTGGGAGAGCTGAAGAAGATGGGTCTGAAGCTCGCCGCGGTGAGCAACGCCTCGCAGGAGTGCACCGAGTTCGTTCTGAACCTCTTCGACCTGAGGAAGTACTTCGACGTCGTCTACGGCAAGGACTACTCCAATCTCGATGGGGTTAAGCCGAATCCCTACCTCGTGGAGAAAGCCCTCAGGGCGCTCAGTCTCAAGCCAGAAGAGGCCCTAATGGTCGGCGACAGTGCTCATGATGTTCTGGCGGGCCACCGTGCGGGAATGAGGGTGGTCAACGTTACCCGTCTCGAAAAGGTTGATGGGGCGGACTACTACGTGAAGGATCTCTGGGAGCTGGTCGAGCTTGTAAAAAAGCTTAGGTAACCGTTGGTATATCGTGGTGGATAATTGCCCGTGAAACACACGGCCATTAGGTTTACTACTTGGCGCATTTTTAGTTTTTGAAATCGTAACTGGAAACAGTTCAGAGTCTGGTTGCGGCATGCTTAAATACAAGGAAATCCATTTAATACAGAGAGTGGTGCACTATGAACAGCTTCAAATGTGAGAGGTGCGGTGCGCCTCTCGAGGTCTCTCCCGAGACTATAGTTGCAATATGCCCCTACTGCGGCTATCCTAACCACATAAGCGGCAACCTGAAGACTGAGCACATCTACATCGTCCCTTCTCTGGACAAAAACGCCATAGCCAAGGCCTTCTGGGAGAGGGTTGAGAGAGATTTTGACCTGAAGAGAATAAAGGACCAGCTTCAAATAGTCGACATCGAAGGACACTACTCGCCCTACTGGAAGGGCTCGGTTCACGTTGAAGGTGAGGTGGAGTACACCGTCCGCGAGGAGGAATGCCGCACCTACACGGACTCCAGCGGCGAGGAACACACGGAATGTCACACCGTCGAGAAACACTACCACGACTTTGTCAATGAAGATATTCCGCTTATAGGTTCCGCCAGGAGGCAGGTCAAGAGCTTTGGTGTCGATGACATCATCGGGCACTACTCACGGAGCAGGCCCAAAGGTAAGAGGCTTCTCGACCTTGACGAGGACCAATGGGGCAAGATAAAGCTCGAGATACTCAATACCGAGATAGATGAACTCCAGGCGAAGATGATGATGCGAGAGGATGCCATAGATGTGATAAGAAACCGCTATTCTGCGAAGGCCGACAGGATAGACCGCTTCGACATCAGGGCCGAAATGCCGGAGAGCGTCTCCCTGGTTCTCTTACCGATGTGGACGGTCTACTACAAATACGGCAACTCAATTTACCACGTGGTTTTCGCCGGCTGGGACGGGAAGGACGTCGCAGCGACGGAGCCGATGACCATGCTTAGGAGGGCCCAGTACATCGGCGCCATTGGCCTTGGTTCGCTCATAGGTGCCTTCGGAGCGGCTTACGGGGGTGCAGTGGCTTCAGGGGCAGTAGTGATATTCGCGCTCATCTTCGGCTCTGTACTAGGCGGCTACGGTGGCTTCAAGGTCCTCGAGGGCCAGCGCGTCGAGAGGGGAGGTTCAATGAGCTCAGTGATGAGTGTATTTAGGAGGTGAGAGCATGGAGGTCGAGTGTCCCACCTGCTCGGCAAAGTTTAAGGTTCCAGACACGGTCAGTGTCGTCACCTGCCCATACTGCGGCACAACGTTCCAGCTCGAAACCAGGGAGGAAGTTGACGATCACTTCTTCTTCCCGCCGATGAAGAAAGACCCCGCTGGACTTCTCCTTAAGTTCCTCTCCAGACAGTACGGCGCTCCTGCAGACATCACCGGAGCGAAGGTCACCAAGAAGGAGCTCCACTGGGTGCCGGTTTATTTCTTCTACCTCCGCGGAAGGAGCAAAAGGTGGGAGACGATAGAGGAGATAAAGTTCATCGGAATCCCTGCTGGTTCGCCTCTTGCCCATCTGCTTCATGGCTACCCCTTCCCGATAAGGGGCAAGCGCTTCTTCGACGAAGCAGTCGTGAAGAAGGGCCGCTATTATGAGCCCAAGATATCAAAGGAAGAAGCGGAGGCCAAGGCCAGGGCAGAGCTCGAGAGTGCCCTGAGGAGCGAGGCGTCGCAGGAGGACAAATCCCTTGGGGGCTTCGAAATAGAAGTCAAGTATCAGGGTCTCGTTCACTATCCCGTCTGGGAGGTTCACTACGAGTATGGCGGTGAGAGATTCACCGGCTACGTGGACGGCTCGGACGGGAGAGTCATTCAGGGGGAGTATCCCCTCATGAGCGAAGCCCGGAAAAAGGCCACCATCCTCGGCGGCGCGGTGCTGGGAGGAGGCTTCCTCATTGGGCTGATAGCATCGGCAATATACGGAAGCATCTGGGGAATCCTCGGTGGTCTGATACCCGCCGGCATAGGTGCGGCAGGGATATTCTCTAAAGGCTCCGTCAGGAAGAGAACCGTTAGCGAAGTTATGAAAGAGTATAAGGGCAACCTGTACTTCAAGCGGATGTGAGGTGGGAAGATGGGAAAGGAAACCTCGATAGTTGAAAAAATAGAGCTCTTGATTCCAGGTTTTCACGGCTATAAGAAGAAGGAGCTCCTTAGGGAAGATGACAGGCTGATAAGGGGAAAGGTCGCGGAAATTCTTGGCCAGGCAAAAAGGGAAATGGAAAGAGCCCTGCAGAGGTGCGCCATGGTGAACTGCCAGCAACTCATGGCAATTGAGAGCCTTCGCAAAAAGCTCATGATGCTGGAGAGCAGGATTCTCCATGCCGAAGCCGGCTACCGCGGCTACTTTGACCGGATTAAGTTCAGGGAGGATGAGCTGAAGAAGCTCATAGAGTACGACGCCCAAATGATAGGTCTGGCCGAAGAGATACTCAACGAGGCCAAAGCTCTGAACGGCCAGATAGCCAACCCGCAGGCCTTAGGCATGGCGGTTCTCAACCTCGAGGACAAGCTGACCAACTTTGAGGACGTCCTGAGCAAAAGAATGAGCTTTGTGGTGGGTGAGTGAAATGGTAACCGTTATCGAGTGGGTCAACCCCGGAGAGGACGAAATAATCTGGCGCTATCCAAACGAGGTCATAACCTGGGGAAGCCAGCTGATAGTTCATGAGTATGAAGTGGCAGTCTTCATGCGCGATGGCAAAATCTACGATGTTCTCGGTCCTGGGAGGCACACCCTCACGACCCAGAACCTTCCGCTCCTCTACAAGCTCGTCGGCGGTTCAAACAGTCCGTTTAAGGCGACGATAATCTTCGTCAGCATGAAGCAGTTCCAGGGGCGCTATGGGGGAGAGACTCAGACGAGGGAGCTGGCTCCAATAAAGTACTATGGCGTCTACTGGTTTAAGGTGGCCGATCCCGTGCTTTTCATCACCGAGGTCGTCGGCGGCCAAAGCCTATACGACGCTAATGATGTCACCAGGTTCATCAGGGCCTACTTCAACGAGGGCATGATGAAGCACCTCTCGACCTACTCCATCGTCGACCTCTTCCAGAACCTTGATATGGTCAGCACACAGGTCAAGGTCAAGCTCATAGAGGACTTCCGCAGGCTCGGCCTCGAGCTGGTTGACGTCAAGATCGAGGGTGTCAACACAACCGATGAGTGGCGCCAGAGGCTCTTCTGGATTATGCAGACCGGAAACGCTCAATACGTCATGCAGATGGACACCACCAAGCAAGTTGCAGCGGAGCTCGGAAAGAGCTCTGGAGCGGCTATGGGCACAGGAATGGTGCTCATCCCGCAGTTGATGCAGCCTCCCGCGCAGCCGGCCCAACCCTACGCTGGAGCTGGAGTTCCGCCCGCTCAGCCGCAGCAGCCAGCTGCTCCAGCAGCACAGCAACAGGAGATATGTCCCTACTGCGGCAAGCCCCTCCCCCCAGGAGCACGCTTCTGCCCCTACTGCGGACACCAGATCCACCGCTGTCCAAATGGGCATGTAGTTCCTGAGGGAGCGAAGTTCTGCCCTATTTGTGGGGCTAAGTTAGAATGAGGCTTCCTCTCAATTTTCTCTTTGATGGCGACACAATGAGAAGCTCCTCGCAAGAACGAGTCTGATAGGAATTTCTATGGGTCAGCTTTCAGAAGGATAAAGAAGGAGATGTTCAAACCCCGAACTTCTCCTCAATGTATGCCCTCGCCAGATCCTTTGTTGCCTTAAGCCCCTTGACGTGCGT
Protein-coding regions in this window:
- a CDS encoding DUF763 domain-containing protein; protein product: MRNVADLPLHGGHVPPWLAQRMRKLTRLVLILAVEEYGTKGLLERLSDPVWFQAFNNVIGMDWDSSGSTTVTAGMIKDALWREELGVKAAGGKGKKSRATPEELKTIAEIYDLDPTPYVRTSRLVAKVDTVALQTGYQLYHHVFFLDEEGNWAVIQQGMNEAERMARRFHWFDAEVFTLDPHKGIAGLKREFALNTVSKEAREYQKTLLDIIQEKPVKIERELESLKAIAKGYRPLVYYKPRDVDEKALIQKYESLGKLELNKRALEFARELSVNNYEELLLLKGLGPSTLRALSLVLELVYDVHPSWKDPVTHPPDPFKFTYAVGGKDRVPFPVERGTYDELISFLEKFVEKNPQEKALVRNVTKITRNWKFPEEEKRAT
- the serK gene encoding L-serine kinase SerK, which encodes MGVEKVPKYDIPTIKVDYVFIELDKMKPHEQLVQKELEAFIESVTGSGLFWKPMLLAKVPGEDMYLIVDGHHRWAGLQKLGAKRAPSVILDYFSDDVKVYTWYPAFKGSLEDVLERLKAEGLEVIEDPEAEEKAERGEIAFALVGEKSFAIPGGLDEQKRVSKVLDEMSVEGKIELIYYGLKEDAREDMAKGEIDYVFLRKAPSKEEVMELVKRGEVYSPKTTRHVLPFNPDKIDVKLEELF
- a CDS encoding HAD family hydrolase → MLKGIIFDVDETLVYYEGYDHREWYENWVMPALREHGIELDYETYKKTVTGELPRSYVERFGINHVEFWRIVDKVNLEYRKRMAELGRIKPFPDVDALGELKKMGLKLAAVSNASQECTEFVLNLFDLRKYFDVVYGKDYSNLDGVKPNPYLVEKALRALSLKPEEALMVGDSAHDVLAGHRAGMRVVNVTRLEKVDGADYYVKDLWELVELVKKLR
- a CDS encoding SPFH domain-containing protein, producing MVTVIEWVNPGEDEIIWRYPNEVITWGSQLIVHEYEVAVFMRDGKIYDVLGPGRHTLTTQNLPLLYKLVGGSNSPFKATIIFVSMKQFQGRYGGETQTRELAPIKYYGVYWFKVADPVLFITEVVGGQSLYDANDVTRFIRAYFNEGMMKHLSTYSIVDLFQNLDMVSTQVKVKLIEDFRRLGLELVDVKIEGVNTTDEWRQRLFWIMQTGNAQYVMQMDTTKQVAAELGKSSGAAMGTGMVLIPQLMQPPAQPAQPYAGAGVPPAQPQQPAAPAAQQQEICPYCGKPLPPGARFCPYCGHQIHRCPNGHVVPEGAKFCPICGAKLE